The proteins below are encoded in one region of Polypterus senegalus isolate Bchr_013 chromosome 2, ASM1683550v1, whole genome shotgun sequence:
- the LOC120524112 gene encoding gastrula zinc finger protein XlCGF26.1-like: protein MASATDDGVMERLAHMKQEDCEWEAPENLCVKVEDCEERISVFKEEEITDIKGEDWSDFSVSLELKKHEDENNVKAEISEKSDCSLLPWLTNTGQLATRQNSMELKSECEEDEREGEEQQSSGSVGTRFQETVGLSTFSFAQPSPQYRLQHKEDDEKIKKPTRESESWTLTTSRWSSVPAAKVTKIEAINTDQQHDPEDLYASQEHRKIRKNKSDGEDYKSIHTSANQYCCPECGKKFRRKGFLHKHLKIHTGEKPYCCSECGKQLSDSNSLQRHRSIHTGEKPYCCSDCDKRFSYRSTLRSHMRIHSGEKPYCCSECGKRFLRNSSLQTHIRIHTGETYRCSECGKQLSDRNSLQRHKKIHTGEKPYCCSECGKRFTFSSALQSHKRIHTGEKPYCCSECGKRFSSFSCLQQHMQFHTGEKPYPCPECGKRYTLNTSLQKHILIHTQEKPYCCSECGKRFHLNKSFQNHKRIHTGEKPYSCSECGKQFFNHSSLRLHTRIHTGEKPYCCSECGKRFSYSSTFHSHTRIHTGEKPYSCSECGKRFTLNKSLQNHRRIHTGEKPYSCSECGKQFINHSSLRLHMRIHTGEKPYCCSECGKRFSYSSNLNSHTRIHAGEKAARC, encoded by the exons ATGGCCTCCGCCACAGATGATGGGGTGATGGAGAGACTGGCGCACATGAAACAGGAAGACTGTGAGTGGGAGGCCCCCGAGAATTTGTGTGTGAAGGTGGAGGATTgtgaagaaagaatttcagtttttaaagaggaggagatTACTGACATTAAAGGTGAAGACTGGAGTGACTTCTCAGTTAGTCTCGAACTGAAAAAACACGAAGATGAGAATAATGTCAAGGCAGAGATTTCTGAAAAATCTGATTGCAGTTTACTGCCGTGGCTCACTAATACTGGACAGCTGGCTACTCGGCAGAATTCAATGGAGCTGAAATCTGAGTGTGAAGAAGatgagagagaaggagaagaacagCAGTCGTCTGGGAGTGTTGGGACGC GTTTCCAGGAGACTGTCGGCCTCTCCACATTTTCATTTGCTCAGCCTTCTCCTCAGTACAGACTGCAACACAAAGAGGACGATGAGAAGATAAAGAAACCAACAAGAGAGTCTGAGAGTTGGACCCTGACTACTTCACGGTGGAGTTCTGTTCCTGCTGCCAAAGTAACAAAGATAGAAGCCATCAATACTGATCAACAACATGACCCTGAGGATTTGTATGCGAGCCAAGaacacagaaaaataagaaaaaataaatctgacgGTGAAGATTACAAGTCGATTCATACAAGTGCAAACCAAtattgctgtcctgaatgtggcaaaaaatTCCGTCGTAAGGGCTTTCTTCATAAACACCtgaaaattcacactggagaaaaaccttattgctgctctgaatgtggcaaacagctTTCTGACAGTAACAGTCTTCAACGGCACAGAAGtatccacactggagagaagccatattgctgttctgattgtGACAAAAGGTTTAGTTACCGTAGTACTCTTCGCAGCCACATGAGAATACActctggagaaaagccatattgttgttctgagTGTGGCAAAAGATTCCTCCGTAACAGCAGTCTTCAGACACACATAAGAATTCATACGGGAGAGACTTAtcgctgctctgaatgtggcaaacaactTTCTGACAGGAACAGTCTTCAAAGACATAagaaaatccacacaggagagaagccatattgctgctctgaatgtggcaaacgattcactTTCAGTAGCGCACTTCAGAGCCACAAAAGAAtccacacgggagagaagccatattgctgttctgaatgtggcaaacgattctccaGCTTCAGCTGCCTGCAGCAGCACATGCAGTTTCATACTGGGGAGAAACCATATCCCTGCcctgaatgtggaaaaagatACACCCTTAACACCAGTCTTCAGAAGCACATACTTATTCACACacaagagaagccatattgctgttccgAATGTGGCAAAAGATTCCACCTCAACAAAAGTTTTCAGAACCACAAacgaattcacacaggagagaaaccatattcctgttctgaatgtggcaaacaattctttAACCACAGTAGTCTTCGGCTGCATACtcgaattcatactggagagaagccgtattgctgttctgaatgtggcaaaagatttaGTTACAGTAGCACTTTTCACAGCCACacaagaatccacacaggagaaaagccatatagctgttctgaatgtggcaaaagatttacccttaacaaaagtcttcagaaccacagaagaattcacacaggagagaagccttattcctgttctgaatgtggcaaacagttcatCAACCACAGCAGTCTTCGGCTACATATgcgaattcatactggagaaaagccatattgctgttctgaatgtggcaaaagatttaGTTACAGTAGCAATCTCAACAGCCACACAAGAATACACGCTGGAGAAAAGGCTGCGAGGTGCTGA